From Ignisphaera aggregans DSM 17230, the proteins below share one genomic window:
- a CDS encoding oligopeptide/dipeptide ABC transporter, ATPase subunit (COGs: COG4608 ABC-type oligopeptide transport system ATPase component~InterProIPR013563:IPR003439:IPR003593:IPR017871:IPR 010066~KEGG: tpe:Tpen_1680 oligopeptide/dipeptide ABC transporter, ATPase subunit~PFAM: ABC transporter related; Oligopeptide/dipeptide ABC transporter domain protein~SMART: AAA ATPase~SPTR: A1S0U5 Oligopeptide/dipeptide ABC transporter, ATPase subunit~TIGRFAM: oligopeptide/dipeptide ABC transporter, ATPase subunit~PFAM: ABC transporter; Oligopeptide/dipeptide transporter, C-terminal region), whose translation MSEPIIRLENVSKIFKLGLLGKTMIKAVDRVNMDIREGEILGILGESGSGKSTIARLILKIYEPTSGRILYRGRDIKEYRGSKGLKEYYRKVQGVFQDPYASFNPRRRVLDVLRDVMKNYYPITSLQDIDREIGLTIEKVGLSMSDVIGKYPHEFSGGQLQRLSIARALLVKPEVIIADEPVSMVDASTRIDILNIFIDLKESEGISFAIIGHDLGLTRYVSDRVVVLYRGQIVEEGSAEILSEPLHPYTQMLAKSIPRIDKKWESKLEYSVGSIELGARGIGCIFVDRCPQAMDICRRQEPPYIDTGKSRVKCWLYTEKH comes from the coding sequence ATGAGTGAACCTATTATAAGACTTGAAAATGTTTCAAAAATATTTAAACTTGGGCTACTTGGTAAAACAATGATAAAGGCTGTAGATAGAGTAAATATGGATATTAGAGAAGGAGAAATCCTTGGAATTCTTGGTGAATCAGGAAGTGGTAAATCTACTATAGCTAGGCTAATACTAAAGATATATGAACCAACATCTGGCAGAATACTTTATAGAGGAAGAGATATTAAGGAATATAGAGGCTCTAAAGGTCTTAAGGAATATTATAGGAAGGTTCAAGGGGTATTCCAGGATCCCTATGCAAGTTTTAATCCTAGGAGAAGGGTATTAGATGTATTAAGAGATGTTATGAAGAACTATTATCCAATAACGTCATTACAAGATATAGATAGAGAAATCGGTCTCACCATAGAGAAGGTAGGACTAAGTATGTCAGATGTCATTGGCAAATATCCACATGAATTTAGTGGTGGACAGCTTCAGAGATTATCTATAGCACGAGCACTACTTGTAAAGCCAGAGGTTATAATAGCTGATGAGCCTGTATCCATGGTAGATGCCTCTACAAGAATAGATATTTTAAACATATTCATAGATCTAAAAGAGAGCGAAGGCATATCCTTTGCTATAATAGGTCATGACCTAGGCCTTACAAGATATGTTAGCGATAGGGTTGTCGTACTCTATAGAGGTCAGATAGTTGAAGAGGGCTCTGCAGAAATACTTTCTGAGCCATTGCATCCATACACACAAATGTTAGCAAAGTCTATACCTAGGATAGATAAGAAGTGGGAGAGTAAGCTAGAATATAGTGTAGGATCCATAGAGCTAGGAGCTAGAGGCATAGGCTGTATCTTTGTTGATAGATGTCCACAAGCTATGGATATATGTAGACGACAGGAGCCTCCATATATAGATACAGGCAAATCACGTGTGAAATGTTGGCTTTATACAGAGAAACATTGA
- a CDS encoding oligopeptide/dipeptide ABC transporter, ATPase subunit (COGs: COG0444 ABC-type dipeptide/oligopeptide/nickel transport system ATPase component~InterProIPR013563:IPR003439:IPR003593:IPR017871:IPR 010066~KEGG: pho:PH0505 oligopeptide transport ATP-binding protein AppF~PFAM: ABC transporter related; Oligopeptide/dipeptide ABC transporter domain protein~SMART: AAA ATPase~SPTR: O58241 324aa long hypothetical oligopeptide transport ATP-binding protein AppF~TIGRFAM: oligopeptide/dipeptide ABC transporter, ATPase subunit~PFAM: ABC transporter; Oligopeptide/dipeptide transporter, C-terminal region~TIGRFAM: oligopeptide/dipeptide ABC transporter, ATP-binding protein, C-terminal domain) — protein MSKVLKLEKYKVYYKTFSGVVKAVDGVDLEIKRGEVVGVIGESGCGKSTMAQSLVLPKPPMFIVGGSAKLIETIELTEIDNRKRKEILLKHIALIPQYVMDALPAIKKIRTFLKDLANDKGIDHEKLIEMFTERLKLVNLPSKVLDMYPIELSGGMRQRVVIAISTLFNPDLLIADEPTSALDVVTQRYVLELFRDLVDQKIVGSLMFITHDIASIRQIADRIATMYAGKIVEVGSLETVLKSPLHPYTSMLIKSIPTIEQSYKISKLSGLAGTPPSLFNPPPGCRFHPRCPFAMDICRKEEPPLLEIEPGHFVACWLHTRR, from the coding sequence ATGAGTAAGGTTCTAAAGCTTGAGAAATATAAGGTCTATTATAAGACATTTAGCGGAGTTGTTAAAGCAGTTGATGGTGTAGATCTAGAGATTAAACGGGGAGAGGTTGTAGGTGTTATTGGTGAAAGTGGTTGTGGTAAATCAACCATGGCACAATCCCTTGTACTACCTAAACCACCAATGTTTATAGTAGGTGGTTCAGCGAAACTAATTGAAACAATAGAGCTTACAGAGATTGATAATAGGAAAAGAAAGGAGATTTTACTCAAACACATAGCTCTCATCCCCCAGTATGTAATGGATGCCTTACCCGCAATTAAGAAGATAAGAACATTCCTTAAAGATCTGGCAAATGATAAGGGTATAGATCATGAGAAGCTTATAGAAATGTTTACTGAAAGGCTTAAGCTAGTTAATCTACCATCAAAAGTACTCGATATGTATCCAATAGAGCTTTCAGGTGGTATGAGGCAACGTGTAGTTATAGCTATTTCAACACTTTTCAACCCAGATTTGCTAATAGCTGATGAGCCTACATCAGCTTTAGATGTAGTTACACAGAGATATGTACTAGAGTTGTTTAGAGATCTAGTAGATCAAAAGATAGTAGGTTCACTCATGTTTATAACACATGATATTGCATCCATTAGGCAGATTGCAGATAGAATAGCAACGATGTATGCTGGAAAGATAGTAGAGGTAGGATCTCTAGAGACAGTATTAAAATCTCCTCTGCATCCATATACTAGTATGCTGATAAAGTCTATTCCAACGATAGAACAGTCCTATAAGATTTCTAAGCTATCTGGATTAGCAGGAACACCGCCAAGTCTATTCAATCCTCCACCTGGATGTAGATTTCATCCTAGATGCCCCTTTGCAATGGATATATGTAGAAAAGAAGAACCACCACTACTAGAGATTGAACCAGGTCATTTCGTTGCATGTTGGTTACACACTAGAAGGTGA
- a CDS encoding binding-protein-dependent transport systems inner membrane component (COGs: COG1173 ABC-type dipeptide/oligopeptide/nickel transport systems permease components~InterPro IPR000515~KEGG: pfu:PF1211 dipeptide ABC transporter, permease protein~PFAM: binding-protein-dependent transport systems inner membrane component~SPTR: Q8U1J6 Dipeptide ABC transporter, permease protein~PFAM: Binding-protein-dependent transport system inner membrane component), producing MDKEKSIVWLLLKRNIRFWICLGIAIFVVMLAIIGPLIAKYGPQENVKIVSIVSVSEVNATVEELMNKYGLKPGDIMVKDLKITYTVSSDAEANATAEKCKSEGYLATIYTRPIYRVECEDPNKKIVEASLRSQPPSLEFPFGIDKQGIDVFSSTVYGLRVSLSVGAIAAVIATFIGTLLGLLAGYLGGWADVVIDGITNVLIAIPTIFLMLIIGLFYVVGGGAVGREAQNIAFLGLAIGALSWHWTARAVRAQVLALKSSEFVAVSRLSGNSAIKIIVKDILPNIASYILLVFVIQLANALGTVVTLEFLGIKAAEWSLFARINQYLMLGEHWTGNWWSLFIPGAIIVAMIASLYLLVLALEEVFNPRLRKV from the coding sequence ATGGATAAAGAGAAGAGTATTGTGTGGCTATTGCTTAAGAGAAACATCAGATTCTGGATATGTTTAGGTATAGCGATATTCGTCGTTATGTTAGCTATTATAGGACCTCTAATAGCAAAGTATGGACCTCAGGAAAACGTAAAGATTGTTAGTATTGTCAGTGTTTCAGAGGTTAATGCTACTGTTGAGGAGCTTATGAATAAATATGGCCTTAAGCCAGGAGATATCATGGTAAAAGATCTTAAGATTACATATACAGTGTCTTCCGATGCTGAGGCCAATGCAACTGCTGAGAAATGTAAGAGTGAGGGCTATTTGGCTACAATATATACTAGACCTATATATCGCGTTGAGTGTGAAGATCCTAATAAAAAGATTGTTGAAGCTAGTTTACGATCACAACCACCCTCACTAGAGTTTCCATTTGGTATAGATAAGCAGGGTATTGATGTATTTTCATCTACAGTCTATGGTCTAAGAGTCTCACTTAGTGTTGGAGCTATAGCAGCTGTTATAGCAACCTTTATAGGTACATTGCTAGGTCTATTAGCCGGCTATCTAGGTGGCTGGGCTGATGTTGTAATTGATGGAATAACAAATGTGTTGATAGCTATACCAACAATATTCCTAATGCTGATTATAGGTCTCTTCTATGTTGTTGGTGGAGGAGCTGTAGGTAGAGAGGCTCAGAACATCGCATTTCTAGGTCTTGCAATAGGAGCTCTCTCATGGCACTGGACTGCAAGAGCTGTTAGAGCACAAGTCCTAGCTCTAAAGTCAAGTGAGTTTGTAGCTGTATCTAGACTAAGCGGTAATTCAGCTATAAAGATAATAGTCAAGGATATTCTTCCAAATATAGCATCATATATACTACTTGTGTTTGTAATACAGTTGGCAAATGCTCTAGGAACAGTAGTTACTCTGGAATTCCTAGGGATAAAGGCAGCTGAGTGGTCTCTATTTGCAAGAATAAATCAATATCTTATGCTAGGTGAACATTGGACTGGTAACTGGTGGTCATTGTTTATACCTGGAGCAATAATAGTTGCTATGATAGCATCACTCTATCTATTGGTTTTAGCTCTAGAAGAAGTTTTTAACCCAAGGCTAAGAAAGGTGTAG
- a CDS encoding binding-protein-dependent transport systems inner membrane component (COGs: COG0601 ABC-type dipeptide/oligopeptide/nickel transport systems permease components~InterPro IPR000515:IPR017871~KEGG: tpd:Teth39_1932 binding-protein-dependent transport systems inner membrane component~PFAM: binding-protein-dependent transport systems inner membrane component~SPTR: B0KCV6 Binding-protein-dependent transport systems inner membrane component~PFAM: Binding-protein-dependent transport system inner membrane component), protein MSLRIYIVKRALLYLIVFIVANTIIWALIRLAPGDPALMAISRVVMTPGVQLPPEVVRNLTEMYRHRLGLDRPPLEQYLVYWYNLFRGYFGVSTMVGENILGTIIVRLRNDILLLVPVTIVSWFLGNWIGALAARYRRLDKALVPIIYILTSIPYFLMGLLLGYLLGVVNPVFTPTITSTDIEAFLGSPSWTTFTRFINAYTLPFLSMLLVSMGGWASGMRTLMIYEMESNYARYMESLGFSDRRVASYAFRYALNPQISGLGIQLGTMIVAGIVISSVFNYPGAGILLIYAINYRDVFLIQAIAVIYTLMAIAANFLVDLVYALIDPRIRLGVVGV, encoded by the coding sequence ATGTCATTAAGGATTTATATAGTGAAAAGAGCTTTACTATATTTAATAGTGTTTATTGTTGCTAATACAATTATATGGGCTCTAATTAGGCTTGCTCCAGGAGATCCAGCACTGATGGCAATATCACGTGTTGTAATGACGCCGGGGGTTCAGCTACCTCCAGAGGTAGTTCGAAATCTAACTGAGATGTATAGACATAGGCTTGGGCTCGATAGACCGCCATTGGAGCAATACCTTGTGTATTGGTATAATCTGTTTAGAGGATACTTCGGTGTAAGTACGATGGTGGGTGAGAATATTTTAGGAACAATAATTGTTAGGTTGAGAAATGATATTTTGCTACTGGTTCCGGTGACTATTGTCAGCTGGTTTTTAGGGAATTGGATTGGGGCATTAGCTGCTAGATATAGAAGACTGGATAAAGCACTAGTACCTATTATCTATATCTTGACATCAATACCCTACTTCCTTATGGGTCTACTACTAGGATATCTACTAGGTGTTGTAAATCCAGTATTTACACCAACAATAACAAGTACCGATATAGAGGCCTTTTTAGGGAGTCCTAGCTGGACTACATTTACAAGATTTATCAATGCCTATACACTACCCTTCCTATCTATGTTACTTGTAAGTATGGGTGGATGGGCATCAGGTATGAGGACTCTTATGATATATGAGATGGAATCTAACTATGCAAGATATATGGAATCCCTAGGATTTTCAGATAGAAGAGTTGCATCATATGCATTTAGATATGCATTAAATCCACAGATATCGGGTTTGGGTATACAGCTAGGTACAATGATAGTAGCAGGTATAGTGATATCATCAGTATTCAACTATCCCGGTGCAGGCATTCTACTAATCTATGCAATAAACTATAGAGATGTATTCCTAATACAGGCGATAGCAGTGATCTATACCCTTATGGCTATTGCAGCAAACTTCCTTGTAGATCTAGTATATGCCTTGATAGATCCTAGGATAAGGCTTGGTGTGGTAGGTGTATAG
- a CDS encoding conserved hypothetical protein (COGs: COG3828 conserved hypothetical protein~KEGG: sus:Acid_2049 hypothetical protein~SPTR: Q026N0 Putative uncharacterized protein~PFAM: Trehalose utilisation), which translates to MNTMRKVFVFTYTAGYRHSYISTAIEVLTRLGIESKFFDVHVSEDIGDFNENILSGVDALLFLTSGEIPFSERQKEMLIDFVRGGGGFIGVHNATDTLYSFPEYGEMIGGYFYMHPWTQEVYIVVEDHFHPATQHLPHIFKVFDEIYIFRNFARNKTHVLLRLDTNFIDMAKAPRDIDYFPLAWCHSYGSGKVFYTALGHFTYIWRSQWFQKHLLGGIKWVLE; encoded by the coding sequence GTGAATACTATGAGAAAGGTGTTTGTGTTTACGTATACCGCTGGCTATAGGCATAGCTATATATCTACAGCTATAGAGGTTTTAACAAGACTTGGTATAGAGTCAAAGTTTTTTGATGTGCATGTATCTGAGGATATAGGGGATTTTAATGAGAATATTCTTAGCGGTGTAGATGCATTGCTGTTTCTAACGTCTGGCGAGATTCCTTTTAGTGAGAGGCAGAAGGAGATGTTAATAGATTTTGTTAGGGGTGGTGGAGGCTTTATAGGTGTTCATAATGCTACAGATACACTATATAGTTTTCCTGAATACGGTGAGATGATTGGTGGATACTTCTATATGCATCCATGGACACAGGAGGTATATATAGTTGTAGAAGATCATTTCCATCCAGCTACACAACACCTTCCCCACATATTTAAGGTATTCGACGAGATATATATCTTTAGAAACTTCGCCAGGAACAAAACACATGTCTTGTTAAGACTCGATACAAACTTTATAGATATGGCAAAAGCGCCTAGAGATATAGACTATTTCCCATTGGCATGGTGCCACAGCTATGGCTCAGGAAAAGTATTCTATACAGCCCTAGGACACTTCACATATATATGGAGATCGCAATGGTTCCAAAAACACCTCTTAGGAGGAATCAAATGGGTTTTAGAATGA
- a CDS encoding thioesterase family protein (COGs: COG5496 thioesterase~KEGG: dka:DKAM_0685 thioesterase family protein~SPTR: B8D4I0 Thioesterase family protein) — MLQCGAKLSRRYVVTEQHTAKHLGSGGVEVLSTPSMILFIEETCRLIADENLPQNLTTVGTHIDVYHINPAPKGAEIEVRATLLHVDGRRLVYWAEVWMGNRLIGYGIHERFIVDREKFLEKAKS, encoded by the coding sequence ATGCTCCAATGCGGTGCAAAGCTTAGTAGAAGGTATGTAGTTACAGAGCAACATACAGCTAAGCATCTTGGGTCTGGAGGTGTAGAGGTTCTATCAACACCTTCAATGATACTCTTCATCGAAGAGACATGTAGGTTGATAGCAGATGAAAACCTCCCACAAAATCTAACGACAGTAGGTACACATATAGATGTATACCATATCAACCCTGCACCTAAGGGTGCAGAGATAGAGGTTAGAGCAACTCTCCTCCACGTCGATGGCAGGAGACTTGTGTATTGGGCTGAGGTATGGATGGGAAATAGGTTGATAGGCTATGGAATTCACGAAAGATTTATAGTTGATAGAGAAAAGTTTCTGGAGAAAGCAAAAAGCTAG
- a CDS encoding conserved hypothetical protein (KEGG: tpe:Tpen_1437 hypothetical protein~SPTR: A1S054 Putative uncharacterized protein) — protein MLIDITTVISSLVAQLPLIAIAILILILYIERRLKPIESRIEEYSRSLNTLIDFNEVMLSIQISRGLITDAEYRALTVLLSSARPIYKSKYYTKEVYEKLGLLLKKSPDEITWDDVFELEKIYDLLLKEAIESKRDDLARYAGKLKALIAIAKGLLLRRGVLPPPKRDEQI, from the coding sequence ATGTTGATAGATATAACAACAGTTATATCTTCACTAGTTGCACAATTGCCTCTCATAGCTATAGCTATACTAATCCTCATTCTATATATCGAGAGAAGGTTAAAACCTATTGAATCTAGAATCGAGGAATACTCTAGAAGTTTAAATACATTGATAGACTTCAACGAGGTTATGTTATCTATACAAATCTCTAGAGGACTCATAACAGATGCTGAGTATAGAGCACTAACAGTATTGCTATCTAGTGCAAGACCTATATACAAAAGCAAGTATTATACTAAGGAGGTCTATGAAAAACTTGGTCTGTTGCTTAAGAAGAGCCCTGATGAGATTACATGGGACGACGTCTTCGAGCTTGAGAAGATATACGATCTACTACTAAAAGAGGCTATAGAATCAAAGAGAGATGACCTGGCTAGATATGCAGGAAAACTAAAAGCCCTTATAGCAATAGCAAAAGGATTGTTATTAAGAAGAGGAGTATTACCACCACCAAAAAGAGATGAACAGATATAG
- a CDS encoding glycosyl transferase group 1 (COGs: COG0438 Glycosyltransferase~InterPro IPR001296~KEGG: dka:DKAM_0316 glycosyl transferase, group 1~PFAM: glycosyl transferase group 1~SPTR: B8D3G1 Glycosyl transferase, group 1~PFAM: Glycosyl transferases group 1): MVVKDPLKLLVVVRPFPKEGGGSYRALKSLIEYPSYGIYPYLLIPPTDYDVYDFSTLSLLKTRDVKIIDFLKYYSKNIVVRRMQTLLHLAIPKIFIGIDLKKYPRNIDAVLSFHETWDALWIAYFIASKTEKTSIAILQLPPFYVSKNRQKTLYLAFKLYYNCIYGKYSIWKFLAQLHHDMSEMLVIRNIMQILHKYSFIIGISRAICVESGLESSGRAICMDPGVSLDEQDLNLINIIRNRYREKKGYVVFGGRPTATKGIVEAFLVFRDIVKRYNNCRLVITGGIHGSRASKFLRFAKRLGIGDKVVFTGFVSREERFRIVREAKLMLYPSHVDAFPYAVAESFLLGTPVVAYDIPAIDIYYKGFEGIRIVRELDMDAMASEAIDILSRDKVDVEAPRLRPWRDIIEEEVSLIKRVVERF; the protein is encoded by the coding sequence ATGGTAGTGAAAGACCCCTTAAAACTGCTTGTTGTTGTACGTCCATTTCCAAAAGAAGGTGGTGGTAGTTATAGAGCTCTAAAATCATTGATTGAATACCCTTCTTATGGTATCTATCCGTATCTACTCATACCTCCAACCGATTATGATGTCTATGACTTCTCCACACTTTCATTGCTAAAGACTAGAGATGTTAAAATCATTGATTTCCTGAAATATTACTCCAAAAATATTGTTGTAAGACGTATGCAAACATTGTTGCATTTGGCCATACCTAAAATTTTCATAGGTATAGATTTGAAAAAGTATCCACGTAATATTGATGCTGTTTTGTCATTCCATGAGACATGGGATGCTCTATGGATCGCGTATTTCATTGCGTCAAAAACAGAAAAAACATCTATAGCAATATTGCAATTACCTCCCTTCTATGTTTCTAAAAATAGACAAAAAACATTGTATTTAGCGTTTAAGCTCTATTATAATTGTATATATGGTAAATATAGCATTTGGAAGTTTTTGGCTCAGCTACATCATGACATGTCAGAGATGTTGGTTATTCGCAATATTATGCAAATTTTACATAAATACAGCTTCATTATTGGTATTAGCAGAGCTATATGTGTTGAATCTGGATTGGAGTCTTCAGGTAGAGCTATATGTATGGATCCAGGTGTTTCATTGGATGAACAGGATCTCAATTTGATTAACATCATTCGCAACAGGTACAGAGAGAAGAAAGGCTATGTAGTTTTTGGTGGTAGACCTACAGCTACAAAGGGTATTGTCGAAGCATTTCTAGTATTTAGGGATATCGTGAAGCGTTACAACAATTGTAGATTGGTCATCACGGGAGGTATACATGGTAGCAGGGCTAGTAAATTCCTTAGGTTTGCTAAGAGGCTTGGTATTGGTGATAAGGTTGTTTTTACTGGTTTTGTTTCTAGGGAGGAGAGGTTTAGGATTGTTAGAGAGGCAAAGCTTATGCTTTATCCAAGTCATGTAGATGCTTTTCCATATGCTGTTGCAGAAAGTTTTCTTCTTGGTACACCTGTTGTTGCATATGATATACCTGCTATAGATATATACTACAAGGGTTTTGAGGGTATTAGGATTGTTAGGGAGCTTGATATGGATGCTATGGCTAGTGAGGCTATAGATATCTTGTCTCGTGATAAGGTTGATGTTGAGGCTCCTAGGCTTAGGCCGTGGAGAGATATTATCGAGGAGGAGGTAAGTCTCATAAAACGTGTTGTAGAGAGGTTTTGA
- a CDS encoding conserved hypothetical protein (KEGG: smr:Smar_0950 hypothetical protein~SPTR: A3DN39 Putative uncharacterized protein~PFAM: Glycosyl transferases group 1) codes for MIYPQPSIKCVFIAWRKLSRRTELLSKYTKCEYVLFKGSITYIDLAYRTMRYIDRYRPRVIVAQLPPGPLLAVLTILKRFYGYRLIVDIHTSFLVYNDIKSWVLNKPFRFFLKYCDNILVHNDDITELIPRSLRDKTIVVYDPWPLIVEQADMCKESEDCIVFPASYAPDEPLEEVLSTISRSDLDIKLYVTGDWRRRKNLRDRYGSNRIIFTGYLPMDEYYKLLCKAKAVITGTKREYTLLMSAWEAVAFRKPLIVNKTRTLEKIFKDYAIFYNHKNPESIIHAINMARDTKIDEATYRKLLDITLNSIDKLLKIIKTS; via the coding sequence ATGATATATCCACAGCCCTCAATTAAATGTGTTTTTATCGCATGGAGGAAGCTTTCAAGAAGAACAGAACTTTTGTCAAAGTATACAAAGTGCGAATATGTTTTATTCAAGGGCTCTATAACATATATAGACCTTGCATATAGGACCATGAGATATATAGATAGGTATAGACCTAGAGTAATTGTGGCTCAGCTACCTCCCGGCCCATTGCTAGCTGTTCTAACTATATTGAAAAGATTCTATGGATACAGACTGATTGTAGATATCCATACAAGTTTTCTTGTCTATAACGATATAAAGTCCTGGGTTTTGAACAAGCCATTCAGATTCTTTCTTAAGTATTGTGATAATATTTTGGTTCATAATGATGATATAACAGAGTTGATACCTAGAAGCCTTAGAGATAAGACCATAGTCGTTTATGATCCATGGCCTCTAATAGTAGAACAAGCAGATATGTGTAAAGAGTCTGAAGACTGCATAGTGTTTCCAGCTTCCTACGCTCCTGACGAGCCCCTGGAAGAGGTTTTGAGCACTATATCAAGAAGTGATCTTGATATAAAGCTTTATGTAACAGGAGACTGGAGGAGAAGGAAGAATTTGAGAGACAGGTATGGGTCTAACAGAATAATCTTTACTGGATATCTACCTATGGATGAATACTATAAGCTTCTATGCAAAGCAAAAGCAGTTATAACAGGTACAAAGAGAGAATATACACTCCTAATGTCTGCATGGGAAGCAGTAGCATTTAGAAAACCATTGATAGTAAACAAAACTAGAACCCTAGAAAAAATATTCAAAGACTATGCAATTTTCTATAACCATAAAAATCCTGAAAGCATTATACATGCCATAAACATGGCCAGAGATACAAAAATAGATGAGGCCACATATAGAAAACTTTTAGATATAACTCTGAACAGTATAGATAAATTGCTTAAGATAATAAAAACATCATAA